In a single window of the Zonotrichia leucophrys gambelii isolate GWCS_2022_RI chromosome 2, RI_Zleu_2.0, whole genome shotgun sequence genome:
- the LOC135443430 gene encoding lymphocyte antigen 6E-like: MKAFLVALLAAVLCAQQASSLFCYICDNEHSNWNCMKTYKCEDHEKYCTTTYSTVGIGNDVGHRITKKCSADCPETNVNFGMAAYSTKCCKTSLCNFSGANSIRINYAVVLLGILGSLICVLRVGL, from the exons ATGAAGGCTTTTCtggtggccctgctggctgcagtccTGTGTGCCCAGCAAG cttcCTCCCTGTTTTGCTACATCTGTGACAATGAACATTCCAACTGGAACTGCATGAAAACCTACAAGTGTGAGGACCATGAGAAATACTGCACAACCACGTACAGCACTGTTGGAATTG gcaATGACGTGGGGCACCGCATCACCAAGAAATGCTCTGCAGACTGTCCCGAGACCAACGTGAATTTCGGGATGGCCGCGTACTCCACCAAGTGCTGCAAGACCTCCCTGTGCAACTTCAGCGGCGCCAACAGCATCCGGATCAACTACGCCGTGGTCCTGCTGGGAATCCTGGGAAGTTTGATCTGtgtgctcagggtgggattgtgA